A single Mangrovimonas sp. YM274 DNA region contains:
- the ccoS gene encoding cbb3-type cytochrome oxidase assembly protein CcoS, with amino-acid sequence MSVLYLLLSISIVVAVVFFFAFIMAVRKGQYDDSYTPSIRMLFEDELVKDVQKPSVKQKKTN; translated from the coding sequence ATGAGTGTTTTATACCTACTATTAAGTATCAGCATTGTGGTTGCTGTTGTGTTTTTCTTCGCCTTTATTATGGCGGTTAGAAAAGGACAATACGACGACAGCTATACACCCTCCATACGCATGCTCTTTGAAGACGAGCTTGTAAAAGATGTACAAAAACCTTCAGTTAAACAAAAAAAGACCAATTAA